A single window of Kitasatospora sp. HUAS MG31 DNA harbors:
- a CDS encoding hemerythrin domain-containing protein, with translation MPSHLTPVRTPLVPAQAGERGTTPEPAAPAVEPIPFAGLRLVHAALRRDLARLPNALRLLQPGDETAGQALQRHWDFVTAMLTCHHEQQDSRLWPLLRRFAPELRLLLNWLEADHHNLDHSFTRVTTLVRIATRDPASSWSVGYAVEELAARLETHLRIEERQLLPRMEGVFPAGSRIGTLPELLDLIRYADGPAASDALVWLLEGVDPQQVDRLLADCDDDVARHWPHWRDTYARCTDQLWGPTV, from the coding sequence ATGCCCAGCCACCTGACGCCCGTCCGGACCCCGCTCGTCCCCGCCCAGGCGGGCGAGCGCGGCACCACCCCGGAGCCCGCCGCTCCCGCCGTGGAGCCGATCCCCTTCGCCGGCCTGCGCCTGGTGCACGCCGCGCTCCGCCGCGACCTCGCCCGGCTGCCCAACGCCCTGCGGCTGCTCCAGCCCGGCGACGAGACCGCCGGCCAGGCCCTCCAGCGGCACTGGGACTTCGTCACCGCGATGCTCACCTGCCACCACGAGCAGCAGGACAGCCGGCTCTGGCCGCTGCTGCGACGCTTCGCCCCGGAGCTGCGCCTGCTGCTCAACTGGCTGGAGGCCGACCACCACAACCTCGACCACTCCTTCACCCGGGTCACCACCCTGGTGCGGATCGCCACCCGCGACCCCGCCAGCAGCTGGTCGGTCGGGTACGCGGTGGAGGAGCTGGCCGCCCGCCTGGAGACCCACCTGCGGATCGAGGAGCGCCAGCTGCTGCCGCGGATGGAGGGCGTCTTCCCGGCCGGCTCCCGGATCGGCACCCTGCCCGAGCTGCTCGACCTGATCCGGTACGCCGACGGGCCGGCCGCCTCGGACGCGCTGGTCTGGCTGCTGGAGGGGGTCGACCCGCAGCAGGTGGACCGGCTGCTCGCCGACTGCGACGACGACGTCGCCCGGCACTGGCCGCACTGGCGGGACACCTACGCCCGCTGCACCGACCAGCTCTGGGGACCGACCGTCTGA
- a CDS encoding alpha/beta hydrolase — protein MQPQPRPRATRTRALLGAAATLALAAALAGCGSGGSSAGDAKAALGGHAGGASGSATPSAAQSSTQPPKPSRILMPTGPAADLRKARDTAAGPILMTTVTGAKSGVSGKVWVWLPPQYNDPKYAKHGFPVLTLYAGGQSAGYNTWTDNQLPIEEINAQMAAEGKAHPFIMIMPVQNLDSSEAKALECSDIPGQPKMGTWMSQDIPDFVRANFRTVKGRDGWAVMGASTGAFCSAKLALQHPDVFKAAVPIDGYWNPDSPLWKGHDQERLANSPDVLVGEGKADVRMLATAGGANAYETKLVKNWVAKAKAPLTVEYYEQPGGKHLTADFKKMIPTTLEWLTKNTAGPESDG, from the coding sequence GTGCAGCCCCAGCCGCGCCCGCGCGCCACCCGCACCCGCGCCCTCCTGGGCGCCGCCGCCACGCTCGCCCTGGCCGCCGCCCTGGCCGGCTGCGGCAGCGGCGGATCATCGGCCGGGGATGCCAAGGCCGCCCTCGGCGGGCACGCCGGCGGCGCCAGCGGCTCGGCCACCCCGAGCGCCGCGCAGAGCAGCACCCAGCCGCCGAAGCCCTCCCGGATCCTGATGCCGACCGGGCCGGCCGCCGACCTGCGGAAGGCCCGGGACACCGCCGCCGGGCCGATCCTGATGACCACCGTGACCGGCGCCAAGTCCGGGGTCAGCGGCAAGGTCTGGGTCTGGCTGCCCCCGCAGTACAACGACCCCAAGTACGCCAAGCACGGCTTCCCGGTGCTCACCCTGTACGCGGGCGGCCAGAGCGCCGGGTACAACACCTGGACGGACAACCAGCTGCCGATCGAGGAGATCAACGCGCAGATGGCCGCCGAGGGCAAGGCGCACCCGTTCATCATGATCATGCCGGTGCAGAACCTGGACTCCAGCGAGGCCAAGGCCCTGGAGTGCAGCGACATCCCCGGGCAGCCGAAGATGGGCACCTGGATGTCCCAGGACATCCCCGACTTCGTCCGGGCCAACTTCCGCACCGTCAAGGGCCGCGACGGCTGGGCCGTGATGGGCGCCTCCACCGGCGCCTTCTGCAGCGCCAAGCTGGCCCTCCAGCACCCCGACGTGTTCAAGGCCGCCGTGCCGATCGACGGCTACTGGAACCCGGACTCCCCGCTCTGGAAGGGCCACGACCAGGAGCGCCTGGCCAACAGCCCCGACGTCCTGGTCGGCGAGGGCAAGGCCGACGTCCGGATGCTGGCCACCGCGGGCGGCGCCAACGCGTACGAGACCAAGCTGGTGAAGAACTGGGTCGCCAAGGCCAAGGCCCCGCTCACCGTCGAGTACTACGAGCAGCCCGGCGGCAAGCACCTCACCGCGGACTTCAAGAAGATGATCCCGACCACCCTGGAGTGGCTCACCAAGAACACGGCGGGTCCGGAGAGCGACGGCTGA
- a CDS encoding SDR family oxidoreductase has translation MVAVVTGAGSGVGRAVALELAAHGWRPVLAGRRAEPLHETAALAAGRALVVPTDVTDPAAVDALFAAAADRFGRIDLLFNNAGTFGASVPVEELAYEQWRAVVDLNLTGAFLCAQAAFRAMKEQRPQGGRIVNNGSISAHVPRPHSIAYTATKHAVTGLTKALSLDGRPYRIACGQIDIGNAATDMTAAMSAGVRQADGRIAAEPTMDVADVARTVRHMAELPLEANVQFATVMATAMPYIGRG, from the coding sequence ATGGTCGCCGTGGTCACCGGAGCCGGCAGCGGGGTGGGCCGCGCGGTGGCGCTGGAGCTCGCCGCCCACGGGTGGCGGCCGGTGCTGGCCGGCCGGCGGGCCGAGCCGCTGCACGAGACGGCCGCGCTGGCGGCCGGCCGGGCGCTGGTGGTGCCCACCGACGTCACCGATCCGGCCGCCGTGGACGCGCTGTTCGCCGCGGCCGCCGACCGGTTCGGCCGGATCGACCTGCTGTTCAACAACGCCGGCACCTTCGGCGCCTCGGTGCCGGTGGAGGAGCTGGCGTACGAGCAGTGGCGGGCGGTGGTGGACCTCAACCTGACCGGGGCCTTCCTGTGCGCCCAGGCCGCCTTCCGGGCGATGAAGGAGCAGCGGCCGCAGGGCGGCCGGATCGTCAACAACGGCTCGATCTCGGCCCACGTGCCGCGCCCGCACTCCATCGCGTACACCGCGACCAAGCACGCGGTGACCGGTCTGACCAAGGCGCTGTCGCTGGACGGCCGCCCGTACCGGATCGCCTGCGGCCAGATCGACATCGGCAACGCGGCCACCGACATGACGGCGGCGATGAGCGCGGGGGTGCGGCAGGCGGACGGCCGGATCGCCGCCGAGCCGACCATGGACGTGGCGGACGTGGCGCGCACCGTGCGGCACATGGCCGAGCTGCCGCTGGAGGCGAACGTGCAGTTCGCCACGGTGATGGCCACGGCGATGCCGTACATCGGACGGGGCTGA
- a CDS encoding Clp protease N-terminal domain-containing protein → MENPVRLTQPVRLDDLIETIKKVHPDALDQLASAVLTADHLGELADHLIGHFVDQARRSGASWTDIGRSMGVTRQAAQKRFVPKDPGGPGDLDASQGFSRFTDHARGAVVGAQNEARAAGNAEIGTGHLVLGLLGVPAALGTRVLEAEGAGADAVRAAVTAALPPRSADMPALVPFDPSAKKVLELTFRHALRLGHPHVGTEHVLLALLEVEDGTGPLTALGVDRASAEARIVEALAAREAGTEAGTDEG, encoded by the coding sequence ATGGAGAATCCCGTGCGGTTGACGCAACCCGTCCGGCTCGACGACCTGATCGAGACCATCAAGAAGGTCCACCCCGACGCGCTGGACCAGCTCGCCAGCGCCGTCCTGACCGCCGACCACCTCGGCGAACTCGCCGACCACCTGATCGGCCACTTCGTGGACCAGGCCCGGCGCTCCGGCGCCTCCTGGACCGACATCGGCCGCAGCATGGGCGTCACCCGGCAGGCCGCCCAGAAGCGCTTCGTCCCCAAGGACCCGGGCGGGCCCGGCGACCTCGACGCCTCGCAGGGGTTCAGCCGGTTCACCGACCACGCCCGCGGTGCCGTGGTGGGCGCGCAGAACGAGGCCCGCGCGGCCGGCAACGCCGAGATCGGCACCGGCCACCTGGTCCTCGGCCTGCTGGGCGTGCCGGCGGCGCTCGGCACCCGGGTGCTGGAGGCCGAGGGCGCGGGGGCCGACGCGGTCCGGGCCGCGGTGACCGCGGCCCTGCCGCCGCGGTCGGCGGACATGCCCGCGCTCGTCCCGTTCGACCCGTCGGCCAAGAAGGTGCTGGAGCTGACCTTCCGGCACGCCCTGCGGCTCGGCCACCCTCACGTGGGCACCGAGCACGTGCTGCTGGCCCTGCTGGAGGTCGAGGACGGCACCGGGCCGCTCACCGCCCTGGGGGTGGACCGGGCGTCCGCCGAGGCCAGGATCGTCGAGGCCCTGGCCGCCCGCGAGGCCGGTACCGAGGCCGGGACCGACGAGGGCTGA
- a CDS encoding carbohydrate binding domain-containing protein, with translation MAPPRRRRLTAALAASAALALSVGSGLALAPTAEATPPGGGKDVTATLFEWKFDSVAKACTDTLGPKGYGFVEVSPPQEHIQGAQWWTSYQPVSYKIAGRLGDRTAFQAMVNTCHAAGVKVIADSVVNHMSAGSGTGTGGTVYTKYNYPGYYQDQDFHSCRQAISNYNDRSNVQNCELVNLSDLNTGSAYVQQTIANYLSDLLTLGVDGFRIDAAKHIAATDLAGIKAKMSNPNAYWVTEVIYGGGEPIQPSEYTGVGDVDEFRSGTWLKSAFDGGRIADLSTWGNGLLASGQARTFVDNWDTERNGSTLTYKYGSAYTLANVFMLAHPYGSPNVYSGYAFTDIDAGPPNGGTVNACYSDGWNCTHAWRQVANMVGFRNAVAGTAMTNWWSNGNNAIAFGRGDKGFVAINRESGPVTQTFQTSLPAGTYCDVQHGDFAGGSCSGTSYTVGSDGRFTATVGAGDAVALHVGAKGTGTPPSSGNSATVYYSTNKGWSAYYLHYAPTGGGWTTAPGTLMDPACTGWVKETVQLGTATGLAAAFTNGSGTWDSRNGANYALGTGNVTVKDGVIGGGDPCASVPATTGASFAVNATTVTGQSIYVVGDNAALGGWDPAQAKPLSSAAYPVWKLDVTMAGGTAFQYKYIRKDASGAVTWESGANRTATVPASGLVTLNDTWRP, from the coding sequence ATCGCACCCCCGCGCCGACGCCGGCTGACGGCCGCGCTCGCCGCGTCCGCCGCTCTTGCCCTCTCGGTCGGCAGCGGCCTCGCCCTGGCGCCCACCGCCGAGGCCACCCCGCCCGGCGGCGGCAAGGACGTCACCGCCACCCTCTTCGAGTGGAAGTTCGACTCGGTCGCCAAGGCCTGCACCGACACCCTGGGCCCCAAGGGCTACGGCTTCGTCGAGGTCTCCCCGCCCCAGGAGCACATCCAGGGCGCCCAGTGGTGGACCTCGTACCAGCCGGTCAGCTACAAGATCGCCGGCCGGCTCGGCGACCGCACCGCCTTCCAGGCCATGGTGAACACCTGCCACGCCGCCGGGGTGAAGGTGATCGCCGACTCGGTGGTCAACCACATGTCGGCCGGCTCCGGCACGGGCACCGGCGGCACCGTGTACACCAAGTACAACTACCCGGGCTACTACCAGGACCAGGACTTCCACTCCTGCCGCCAGGCGATCAGCAACTACAACGACCGCTCCAACGTGCAGAACTGCGAGCTGGTCAACCTCTCCGACCTCAACACCGGCTCCGCGTACGTCCAGCAGACCATCGCCAACTACCTGAGCGACCTGCTGACCCTGGGCGTGGACGGCTTCCGGATCGACGCCGCCAAGCACATCGCCGCCACCGACCTGGCCGGCATCAAGGCGAAGATGAGCAACCCCAACGCGTACTGGGTGACCGAGGTCATCTACGGCGGGGGCGAGCCGATCCAGCCCTCCGAGTACACCGGCGTCGGCGACGTGGACGAGTTCCGCTCCGGCACCTGGCTGAAGAGCGCCTTCGACGGCGGCCGGATCGCCGACCTGTCCACCTGGGGCAACGGCCTGCTGGCGAGCGGCCAGGCCCGCACCTTCGTCGACAACTGGGACACCGAGCGCAACGGCTCCACGCTCACCTACAAGTACGGCTCCGCGTACACCCTGGCCAACGTCTTCATGCTGGCCCACCCGTACGGCTCGCCCAACGTGTACTCCGGCTACGCCTTCACCGACATCGACGCCGGCCCGCCGAACGGCGGCACCGTCAACGCCTGCTACAGCGACGGCTGGAACTGCACCCACGCCTGGCGCCAGGTGGCCAACATGGTCGGCTTCCGCAACGCCGTCGCCGGCACCGCGATGACCAACTGGTGGTCCAACGGCAACAACGCCATCGCCTTCGGCCGCGGCGACAAGGGCTTCGTGGCGATCAACCGGGAGAGCGGGCCGGTCACCCAGACCTTCCAGACCTCGCTGCCGGCCGGCACCTACTGCGACGTCCAGCACGGCGACTTCGCCGGCGGCTCCTGCTCCGGCACCAGCTACACCGTGGGCTCGGACGGGAGGTTCACCGCCACCGTCGGTGCCGGGGACGCGGTCGCCCTGCACGTCGGCGCCAAGGGCACCGGCACCCCGCCGTCCTCCGGCAACAGCGCCACCGTGTACTACAGCACGAACAAGGGCTGGAGCGCCTACTACCTGCACTACGCCCCCACCGGCGGCGGCTGGACCACCGCTCCCGGCACCCTGATGGACCCGGCCTGCACCGGCTGGGTCAAGGAGACCGTCCAGCTGGGCACCGCCACCGGCCTCGCCGCCGCCTTCACCAACGGCTCCGGCACCTGGGACAGCAGGAACGGCGCCAACTACGCGCTGGGCACCGGCAACGTCACCGTCAAGGACGGTGTGATCGGCGGCGGCGACCCCTGCGCCTCCGTCCCCGCCACCACCGGCGCCTCCTTCGCGGTCAACGCCACCACGGTCACCGGCCAGAGCATCTACGTGGTCGGCGACAACGCCGCCCTCGGCGGCTGGGACCCGGCCCAGGCCAAGCCGCTCTCCTCGGCGGCCTACCCGGTCTGGAAGCTGGACGTGACCATGGCCGGCGGCACCGCCTTCCAGTACAAGTACATCCGCAAGGACGCCTCGGGCGCCGTCACCTGGGAGTCCGGCGCCAACCGCACCGCCACCGTCCCGGCGAGCGGGCTGGTCACGCTGAACGACACCTGGCGGCCCTGA